The nucleotide window CCTCCAGCACTTGCTGCGCAGCGCGCGCGTTTTCCGGCTCCATGTTGTTGTTGAACGTATCGACGAACAGCAGCACTTCTTTGAGCGCGGCACCTTGCGCTGCTTTGCGCGATGACACCGCATCAGCCAAAAATGACTTCCTGAAGCGCGGCAAGCTCCGTTCGGGCGCGAAGCCCACGGACCGCTTGAACCACGCCGACAGCAGCGGCACGTTGTCGGCCAGCGCCATCAAGCCCGACATGCGGCTCGCCGTCGACGCATAACGCGGCATGAAGGCCACCAGCTTGTCACGCAGACGCAGCCCGTGACATTTGACGCGCGCCGCCCGCGCCTCGATCTTGAACTTCGCCATATCGACGCCCGTCGGGCAATCGCGCTTGCAGCCCTTGCACGACACGCACAGATCGAGCGTCTCCTTCACGTCGTCGCTCGCGAGTCCTGCTTCACCGAGTTGACCGGAAATCGCAAGGCGCAATGTGTTCGCGCGTCCGCGTGTGACGTGCTGTTCATCCTTCGTCACGCGATAGCTCGGGCACATGGTGCCCGCGTCGAACTTGCGGCAGTGGCCGTTGTTATTGCACATCTCGACGGCCTTCGCGAGACCGCCGGACAGATCGTTGCCACTGCCCGGCGAGGTCTCCTGTCCGGTCAGCGGATCGCGTTCGACATTCCATGCCGACCAGTCGAGCGCCGTTTCAATGCGATGTTCCTTGTAGCCCGGCGCGAAGCGGAAATTGCGCGTGTCGTCCATCTTCGGCGGACGCACGATCTTGTCGGGATTGAAGCGGTTGTCCGGATCGAACAGCGCCTTGATTTCGCTGAACGCCTGATTCAGGCGCGGCCCGTATTGCCACGCGACCCATTCGCCGCGGCACAATCCGTCGCCGTGTTCGCCCGAGTAGGCACCCTTGTATTCGCGCACGAGCGCCGCCGCTTCATCAGCGATCGCGCGCATCTTGAGCGCGCCGTCGCGCCGCATGTCGAGAATCGGCCGCACGTGCAGCGTGCCGACGCTCGCATGCGCGTACCACGTGCCCTCCGTGCCGTGCCGATGGAACACTTCGGTCAGGCGGCTCGTGTATTCGGCCAGATGTTCGAGCGGCACCGCGCAATCTTCAATGAAGGACACCGGCTTGCCGTCGCCCTTCATGCTCATCATGATATTGAGTCCCGCCTTGCGCACTTCCCACAATGCTTTCTGTTCGTTCGCGTCCGGCATCTCGACGACCGAATCGGGCAAGCCGAGATCGGCCATCAATTCGCTGAGTTGCTTGAGCGATGCGAGTTGCGCGTCGCGGTCCTCGCCCGCGAACTCCACCAGCAAAATGGCTTGCGGCTCGCCCACCAGCGCCTTGCCGATCACCGGACGAAACGCCGGATTGCTCATCGCCAGATCGATCATCGTGCGATCGACCAGTTCCACCGCCACCGGCTTCAGCTTGACGATGTGCTGCGTGAGATCCATCGACTGCCAGAAGGTCGGGAAGTTGACCACGCCGAGCATTTTATGCGCGGGCAGCGGCGCGAGCCTGAGCGTCAATTGCCGGCTGAACGCGAGCGTGCCTTCCGAGCCGACCAGCAGATGCGCGAGATTCGCGACGCCGTCGTCGGTATAAGCGCGCGGATTCTGGCAATCGAACACGTCGAGGTTGTAGCCCGCCACGCGGCGCAAGACCTTTGGCACACGCGCCACGATCTCGTCGCGCTCTCGTTCGGCGATCTGCTTCACGCCCGCGAGTATCTGCTGCAAGCGTGCGCCTTGCGGCGCCTCGCGCAACGACGCGAAACGCGCCTCGCTGCCGTCAGCGAGAATCGCGTCGATCGCCTCGACGTTGTGCACCATGTTGCCGTATTCGATCGAGCGCGAGCCGCACGAATTATTGCCCGCCATGCCGCCGATCGTGCACTGCGCGGCCGTCGAAACATCCACCGGAAACCAGAGACCGTGCGGCTTGAGCCATGCGTTCAAGTGGTCGAGCACGACGCCCGGCTCGACCGTTACCGTGCGCGCGTCGGCATCGAAGGCGACGATGTTGTTCAACCACTTGCTCGTGTCGATCACCAGCGCTTCGCCGACCGTCTGGCCGCACTGGCTCGTACCCGCGCCGCGCGCGAGCAGCGGCACTTTCTCGCTGCGCGCGATTTCCAGCGCGATGCGCAGATCGTCCTGATCGCGTGGCACCACCACGCCGATCGGCGTGATCTGGTAAATGGACGCGTCGGTCGCATAACGGCCCCGGCTCGCCGCATCGAACAGCACGTCGCCGCGCAGTGATTTGCGCAGATGCTGCGCGAGCGGACTCGTCAGGCGCGCGGCGGACGGAACGAGGTGGATCGGCTTGACGAGTAATGCGGAAGTGGGGTTCGTCATATCGTCGGCCTATGGCAAAAACAGGGGAACCGGCTAGTACAGCGTGAGGTTGACCGGCGTGAGTCCTTCAATGCGCCCGCTCGCCGTGCCCGCCGTTTGCGGAAAGAACATGCCGGTGTACGAACCGGCCGTGACGACCATCTCCGGCGTCACGGCGATGCCGCGCGATGTGGCGTGATTCACGAGCCACGTCAGCAGGCGCCGCGGATCGCCGGCCGGATTGGCGGGCGTGGTTTGAACCACATCGCGTCCATCGAAACTGAAATGCAGCGACGGCGCCACGAACGGAAAGTCCTCGCGATACGGCGTGAATTCGCCCACGATCAGCGCGCCGTGGTTCTGCAAGTCCGCGAGTTGCGCGAGCTTGTCGACGGCGGGCCATCCGGCGTAGCGGCTCGCCACGATTTCAATGGTCGCGCCGAACGAGCCGATGCCCGCCATCACTTCAGCTTCGCTATACGGCGCGGTGGAAGCATCGAAGCGGCGCCCAAAGCGAAACGCAATTTCCAGTTCGAGCCCCAACGGCGCGAAGACTTCGCGCGACAAACGCGCGCCGTCGGCATGCAAGTCGAGGTCGGGTAACGGCGCGCCCTGGATCGGGCCGCTTTCGGACTTCGCGCCGATCTTCCAGCCGGCGATCCGCGCGCCGCATGCGTCCAGGATTTCGTGCTGGATCGCGTACGCCGCGACGGCATCGACGGGTATGTGCTGCGGCGGCAACGTGTCGAGCGTGGCGTGGTTGCGACGGGCGTCGGCGAGAAGCCGGCTAAGTGCTGTCGTCATGTCATCAAGGGCAAAGAGAGAGGGAACGGTGCAGTGCGCTCAAACGCCCATGCCCGTGGGAACGTGCGCTTTGTCGGCCGCGTTGAGCGCGAATTTGCTTTCCGGCTGCATGCGGAACGCGAGTACCACGCCGATCGCCATCAACAGCATGCTGCCGACGAACGGCAACTCCCAGCTACCGAAGTAGTCGATCAGGAAACCGCCGACCACCGGCGAGATGATCGCGGCCAGAGCCGAGCCGGTATTCATCATGCCGCTCGCCGTGCCCGAGTATTCCGGCGCGATGTCCATCGGAATCGCCCACATCGGACCGATCGTCATTTCGGCAAAGAAGAAGCCGGATGCCAGACACGCCATGGACACATATAAGCTGTGTGTGAACATGAGCGGAATGAGCGAGAGCAGGCAGAAGAACATGCAGACCGACACCATCCAGCTACGTGCGCGCTTCAGACTGCTGGTACGCGTGAAGATCCAGTCGGTCACGATGCCGCCGAGCGTGTCGCCAATCACGCCGGCGAAGAACACTACTGAAGCGAAGATCGCCGACTTCTGGAGTTGCAGGTGATAGCTGTGCAGAAAGTATTGCGGAATCCAGCTCAAGAATAGCCATAGCGTCCAGCCGTAGCAGAAGTACACGATCGTGACCGGCCACATGCGGCGAAACAGTTTGCCCCACGGCACGCCGGCGACTTTCGTTTTTGGCGCGGGCAACACGGAGAGCTCGTCGTTCGTGATACGCGGATGATCTTTCGGATGTTCGGTGAAGGTGATGGCCCACACGGCGACCCACACCAGGCTGAAAACGCCGCAGATATAGAACGATTCGCGCCAGCCCCAGGTCGCCATGACCAGCACGATCAGGCCGGGCGCCACTGCATTGCCGATCCGCGACG belongs to Paraburkholderia sp. FT54 and includes:
- a CDS encoding FAD-linked oxidase C-terminal domain-containing protein, giving the protein MTNPTSALLVKPIHLVPSAARLTSPLAQHLRKSLRGDVLFDAASRGRYATDASIYQITPIGVVVPRDQDDLRIALEIARSEKVPLLARGAGTSQCGQTVGEALVIDTSKWLNNIVAFDADARTVTVEPGVVLDHLNAWLKPHGLWFPVDVSTAAQCTIGGMAGNNSCGSRSIEYGNMVHNVEAIDAILADGSEARFASLREAPQGARLQQILAGVKQIAERERDEIVARVPKVLRRVAGYNLDVFDCQNPRAYTDDGVANLAHLLVGSEGTLAFSRQLTLRLAPLPAHKMLGVVNFPTFWQSMDLTQHIVKLKPVAVELVDRTMIDLAMSNPAFRPVIGKALVGEPQAILLVEFAGEDRDAQLASLKQLSELMADLGLPDSVVEMPDANEQKALWEVRKAGLNIMMSMKGDGKPVSFIEDCAVPLEHLAEYTSRLTEVFHRHGTEGTWYAHASVGTLHVRPILDMRRDGALKMRAIADEAAALVREYKGAYSGEHGDGLCRGEWVAWQYGPRLNQAFSEIKALFDPDNRFNPDKIVRPPKMDDTRNFRFAPGYKEHRIETALDWSAWNVERDPLTGQETSPGSGNDLSGGLAKAVEMCNNNGHCRKFDAGTMCPSYRVTKDEQHVTRGRANTLRLAISGQLGEAGLASDDVKETLDLCVSCKGCKRDCPTGVDMAKFKIEARAARVKCHGLRLRDKLVAFMPRYASTASRMSGLMALADNVPLLSAWFKRSVGFAPERSLPRFRKSFLADAVSSRKAAQGAALKEVLLFVDTFNNNMEPENARAAQQVLEAAGYTVHFNARQGERPVCCGRTFLAAGLVDEAKQEARRMLDLFKPFVERGVAIVGLEPSCLLSLRDEFLHYGFGEEAQRLSKQAFLFEEFLVREDKAGRLQLALKPLAQQQALVHGHCHQKAFDAFTPVQTVLKWIPELKVSTVESSCCGMAGSFGYEAEHYATSQAMAELSLLPAVRKMDGNTLMVADGTSCRHQIHDGAGVDAIHVARVLAMALQ
- a CDS encoding 2-keto-4-pentenoate hydratase codes for the protein MTTALSRLLADARRNHATLDTLPPQHIPVDAVAAYAIQHEILDACGARIAGWKIGAKSESGPIQGAPLPDLDLHADGARLSREVFAPLGLELEIAFRFGRRFDASTAPYSEAEVMAGIGSFGATIEIVASRYAGWPAVDKLAQLADLQNHGALIVGEFTPYREDFPFVAPSLHFSFDGRDVVQTTPANPAGDPRRLLTWLVNHATSRGIAVTPEMVVTAGSYTGMFFPQTAGTASGRIEGLTPVNLTLY
- a CDS encoding MFS transporter, whose product is MKRFRVTSATSIVLVMLCIMYFITYLDRVNVSTAAAGFGKEFHLSHTEVGLVFSAFAYPYLIFQIIGGWVSDRFGAKRTLIFCGAIWGVATLLTGFAGGLVSLLAARVLLGFGEGATFPAATSAMARWVAKEKRGFAQGITHAASRIGNAVAPGLIVLVMATWGWRESFYICGVFSLVWVAVWAITFTEHPKDHPRITNDELSVLPAPKTKVAGVPWGKLFRRMWPVTIVYFCYGWTLWLFLSWIPQYFLHSYHLQLQKSAIFASVVFFAGVIGDTLGGIVTDWIFTRTSSLKRARSWMVSVCMFFCLLSLIPLMFTHSLYVSMACLASGFFFAEMTIGPMWAIPMDIAPEYSGTASGMMNTGSALAAIISPVVGGFLIDYFGSWELPFVGSMLLMAIGVVLAFRMQPESKFALNAADKAHVPTGMGV